The genomic region ggtcttttccaatgagtcggcttttgcatcaggttgccaaagtattggagcttcagcttcagcctcagtccttccaatgaatatttgggattgatttcctttaggattgattggtttgatcctaaagtccttgctgtccaagggattctcaagcatcttctccaaaaccacaattagaaagcatcagttcttcagtgctcagccttctttatgggccaacataaagatatatttagtaaaagtgagaaagaaaggaatcttcccattttttttaCAATAAGGATGGACCTTgacagcattatgctaagtgaaataagtcagagaaagacagatactgtgtgatatcacttaaagttggaatctaaaaacaaagccAAGCTTGTAGAAACAGAGAGCAGAATGGTGGTTACTAAAGACTGGTGGGTGGAGGAAATGGAGAGACGACATTTAAGGGAACAAACTAGTAGACAAATAAGTCCTGGAGCCCTAATGATCAGTATGGTAATGATACACCACAGTGTCACATGATAATCATAAAACTTGCTAACAGACCAGATCTTAATTATTCCaagcacaaaaaagaaatgttgatAATGTGATGTGAGAGAGGTGTTGGCTAACACTATAAtggcaatcatttcacaatagATTAATGTATCAGATCAACAGATTAAATGCCTTAAACCTACAGAGAGTTCtatgtcaaaaatatttcaattaaaaatttaaaaacacttttcagTTTGGGATGACAAAGGTTCTCTGAAGTCTGTGGATGTTGCCCCAAATGTATCCTTTTCATATCACACCTGTCATGGTTCATCTACAATAGCAATGGGTGGGACTTCGCTACTGGGTTGTTGCCTCTTTAGCTCTTAATCCTATTGATAAATATGCATTTTCTGTACTGGtggttaaatattttgaatgtctCTCATCTgcagagacagcaaaaaagaaagagggataaatagccaggatgtggaagcaacctagatgtctgttgacagatgaatggataaagaagttgtggtacatatatacaaaggaaactactcagccataaaaaggaatgaatttgagtcagttctagtgagatggatgaacctagagcctgttatacagagaaataagtcagaaaaagacaaatttcatatagtaaagcatatatatgttatctagaaaaaatggtactgatgaacctatttgcagggcaggaatagagatgcagacacgaTGGACATGtgaacacagcaggggaaggagagggtgggacaaattgagagagcagcattgaaacGTGACTACCATGTGTATAAGAGATCCCCAGTcgtaatttgctgtatgatgcaaggAGCTCAATATGGTGCTCTGTGACtacctagaggagtgggaggtgggagggaggttcaaaaaggaggggacttatgtatacctatggctgattcatgttgatgtatggtagaaactatcataacactgtaaagcaattatcttccagttaaaattaaataaatttataaaaagaagtaaggataaagacaaaaggaagaaggaaatattcCTGTGGCCGTGATGTTAAAGTTGCTTTCAGGAAAGATGGGGGTGGTTGAAAATTTGGCTTGCAGGAAGGAAGCACAAGAGTCCTTTGAACCTGGAAGAGACAACAGGCTTGGTCTGCAGGAGAAACGTGCCGTCTTCATCTTCCTCCCGCCCAACTGCACGCAGTCCTCCCTTAGTTCTCTGCAGCAACTCCCTTCCTCCATGGGTTCCACACAGAGCTCCCACAGCCCAAGATTGGGGCCACTTTCAGCTCCACCTGCGGCCGCTGGGTCTCTTGATTATGTTTCCAGGGCTCTCTGTGCTCGGAGCCTTCTCCCGCACCCCCGACGTGAAGTCCTATGGGCTCTCTCTTGAGACTTTCTCCTGTGAAGCCAGTCTTCAAGCAGGAACCCCATGAGGGCCACTAGGACCAGGACAGCCAGGCCAAGCCGGATGAGATTCTGGATCATGTGATTCCAGAGCAGATGGTCTGGGTCAGAAGAACAGAGCGATTGCTCATGGGGAGCTACCAAGACAACCtcaccccatctctctcccctttcctaaGGGCCCACAGCCCCTGCTGCCAGCTTACCTTTCTGCGATTGGGTCCCTGTGGTTAACTCGTAGGAGTCCCAGTAGTCTGCAGAgagtaaagaaagtgaagaagtgaggaaaagagatggtgtgagggacttccctggtggtcccagtgactaagactccatgctcccagtgcagggggcctgagtttgatccctggtaggggaaccaGATCCCGTTTGTCCCAACTAAGAGttccctgatgcttggaaaggttgagggcagaaagagaaggggacgccagaggatgagatggctggatggcttcaccgactccatggacacaaatctgagcaaatctgggagatggtgaaggacagggaagcctggcgcgatgcagtccgtggggttgcagtcAGGTTGGAcctgactaagtgactgaacaacaacgacttTGACTATAGGTTATGAGTGCCATACAAGCAAGGGTCTTCGTCTGGTTGGCTGACAGAAATGTAGTTCATGGCTTGCTCTGTGCACTCAAGGGATATTGTGAACGAATGCCAGCTTTTTAGTGTGGTTGGGAGGCTTTGAGTCCTTCCCCTGAGTTTAGAAGTGTCTGTTACTCACCAGAAGAGGTGTGTTCGGTGGGCGCGAAGGTGGTGTCCCCGGCATCTCCTGGCACTGGAGACAAGGAGAAGATCAAGGGGTCTGGTCTTCCCACCTATTCTCTCCCCCATCCCcgctcctctgccctccatctCTGTGGCAATGGTCCTCATGCTCTCGCTAGCTCCTGGACCTCTGGGAATCAATGTGGATGAGAGCATTGGTGCAAAGCACCGTCTCTGCATCgccccacctgcctctctgctgcCATCCTCATCGCTGTTTGGTGGTCATTTAGAGATCCAGAAAGGACATGGGGCAAAATTGAGGGGGAGGTCCTCACCTTTGACCAGGAGCTTCACAGGCTTGCTGGGGAAAGACCATGCGTGGTTGTTGTAGGAGCCAAAGCATCTGTATGTCCCTCCATGTGCTGGGGTCACAGGGCCCAGGTGGAACTCTGCCCGCAGGTTCCCATATCTGAGCTGGGGGCGGCTGGATCGTCCCCTCTTGAGCAGGAAGAACGTGCTTGTAGCTGTTGCCAGCTGGCAATGGAAGGTCACATTCTCTCCTGAGGTCACctcagacctgggttcgactGAGAGCGTGGGTGTGTCATACAGTCCTGTGAGAGAAGGTGGCGAGTAGGTtaagagcatctttttttttttttggccatgtgccACATGGGATCagagttctcccaccagggatcgaacccaaaacCTTTCCACTTGAAGGGTGGAGTCTTCACcaatggatcaccagggaaatcccagtacAGAGCATTTGTATCCTGCTTACTGCATCTCCTAGCGTCCCTCTAGTCCTTAGGGCCAGGATATCACTGTTCGGAATCTTGGTCTCTTCTTCTATTTCCTAGATTTGTCTTGGTCATGGACACACCCTCCCTGAATTCTCCCTTCAAGACTGAGACAGTCCCTCCACCAGCTGCCAAGAGAGTTAAGAGGAATCTCTTTCTGGGAATTTCCCTACATCAATGGTCCTCAGCATTTGGTCCTTGGGACCAGCAATGTCAGCATCTTGgggaagcttgttagaaatgcaaatttccaGGCTCTACCCCTGAACTATTGCATCAGAAacttgggggaggggcagccacctgtgttttaaaatctttttgatgggacttccctggtggtccagtggttgagactccaccttccagtgcaggagggtgcaggttctattcctggctggggagctaaatcccacatgcctcgtggtggccaaaaatccaaaacataaaacccaAAGCAGTATTTTAACACATTCagagaagactttaaaaatggtccacattaaaaaaaaatctttaaaacctCATTGCTACttttaattgtagtaaaatatacatagatTTACCAccttaactatttttaattgtATAGTCCCACGATATTAAGTACATCCACATTGTTGTACAATGTCATCCCTGTTAATCCCCAGAAtgcttttcatcttgcaaaactgaaactctatacgtTAAACATTAACTTTTCATTTCCCCTTTCCCcagaccctggcaaccaccattctactttgtgcctttgaatttgactattttaagtACCCCCATTTAAGTGGAATGTACACTTATTGATCCTTTGACGGTGggcttatttcactcaatatAACATCCTCAAGTTACCAAgtgtcaggatttccttcctttttaaggctgaataatgttcaGTTGTATGAATagaccacattttcttcatccattcattcactggcAGGCAAACttgtttctaccttttgtctGTTGTGAATATTGCTTCCATGAATGTGGGTTTACTAAAGTCATCTGCACTTCTGCAAGTCCATAGGTGACTCTGATATTGACTTAAACTTGAGACCCACATCCCTCAATGGAAGGGAACCACCTGACCCAAGATTACCTGGCCACCTCAATCCTATTTACCTTGCTTTTTCCATACTGCCATTTCACCCTCACATGCTGTGTAGCTGATTTGAATTTCCTGACTTTGACTCATAGTCTATCTTCTGCTAGAACCCAAGAACCACAAAAGCAAGACTATTTGTCTGGAATCTCCCTAGGAGTGGTTCTCATCCAATCCCTGCCTGATGGGAGCACAGAGCTTCTAGCCTCATTTCAAGACTACGCTGAAAGGCCAGCCAGGTCCAGAGTTCCACATTTGTTCAGTTGAAGTCTCTgtccttaaattttttatttttaaaaaaagttttggccacaccacatggcatgcgggatcttagtcccctggccagggattgaactctcatcgcatgcattggaaacatggagtcttaaccactggaatgaccaccagggaagtccctgaggtcTCCCTTGGAGTTGCACTGCTCTTCAACTGCCCTTTCTGTGAGCAGTGAGGGCCTGTGCCCCTCACTTATCATAGGTGCTGTTTTTAAGGACACCCCACGGTGATTCCCTCTGGGCACAAACATCCATCTTAGAGTCTGATTTCTGAAGAACTGAAGACCAATCTGCTTCTAGGACATAGAGACAATTCTCTAAAGATAACCCCATAGGCATTAACCAACCCCCTGCATTGCCCCCAAGACAAACTAATATCTGAGCAAGGCTTGGGAGAGACGGAGGGAGATGAGCAAGTGAGGACTCTCTGGAGGACTCAGGTTGATGAGATGACCTATAGCTGCACCATGGGACTGTTACCTGTTACCACCAGTTCCAGAGGGTCGCTGAGCTCTGACCAGAGCTCCCCACTTCGGTAGGAGCACCTGTATTGCCCTGCGGTGTGAGAGGTCATGGCTGGGATGGGGAACTTCACCCAGTTCATCACTGGGGATGACTTCGGTCTCTCCAAGGCAGAAAGGCCTCCCTCAAAGTGCAGTTGGTATTCCATGGCCTCGCCAGCTCCCCGACACCCGATGGTAGCCGGTCTTCCCTTTGGGATCATGAAACTGGGTCTGACCCAGATGGCAGGTTTCGAGAGCATCTCTGGAAGGGAATCAGAGGCAGGAGTTCCCAAGAAAGCCCCCTTTCCAGCCTACCATCCACCCAACTGCTGGCCGTGAGCCTTCCTAGCCAGTCAGAGTCCCTGGCCTTTCCTCCACCTGTTCTCAAGCAGACACAGTGGCTGAACCTAACTTGGGGGCTTTGAAGGAAGGACTTACGCTTCTGGGTGCTGCTCCTCTGGCTCAGACCCAGCCCTGGAAGACAGGAATGATGAGATATGTTGCCTCATCCGTGCTAGACCCCTCAATTCCAGCTCTCTTCCACACGAGAACTCACCAAGGATGAGAAGGACAGCAAGTGTGGAAGGCATCACTCAGATTCTGCCTGATAAATGTGGACAGCTGGGTGGAGATGGAGCCCCACGGGCCAGGGGGATGCTCAGGATGTGGTGAGTGAAGCTCAGGAGCAGTCGCCCAGGGGCTTTCACACCGATTTGTTTACTGATGATTCAAAGGTCTTCCTCCACCTCTGGCCATTGGCAATAAGGAAAAGACGTAGTTCCCATGATGCATCTGAGTGTATCTGTGGTTTCTAACCAGAGCCTCTGACCATGGTCTGGTTCCTGGCAGAAACTCATTTCTAGGTCAACTGATAAATTTTGAAATGGGGACGTTATGCCCAGGGAAGGCATAAGGCAGTGTACAGAGCAAAACCcttaaagtcattttaaaaatatgtgtttgacTTTGGCTCCTCTGTGTCCAGCATTCATGTGCTGGGATGTTAATTGGTTTTATTAGAATGatagagggacttctctggtggctcagtggttgggACATCACATTCGGACGTGGAggatgtggattccatccctggtcagggagctatgatccatgccacatgccacatggccaaaaaaccaaaatatggaacagaagcaatattgtaacaaattaaaaaaaaaactaaaaaaaaaaagaataaaatgataaaactgtCTTCTTCAGATTTATTacaatgttttaataaaatactatttttaagcaaaaatatatttcttacataATGACATTCCTTAGCCTTCTATAAAGCAGAATATTAAAATACTAagtacattaatatattttaaatgcaaaatgtgtctgttgttctttttttaagggtctaaataatttttaaataaataagttatttaattgaagtatagtgaaggaaatggcaacccactccagtattcttgcctggagaatcccagggacagaggaatctagtcagctgctgtctattgggttgcagagtcagacacgactgaagcgacttagcagcagcagcatagtggaTTTGCAATAT from Bubalus bubalis isolate 160015118507 breed Murrah chromosome 18, NDDB_SH_1, whole genome shotgun sequence harbors:
- the LOC123465156 gene encoding natural cytotoxicity triggering receptor 1 isoform X2, which produces MPSTLAVLLILGLGLSQRSSTQKQMLSKPAIWVRPSFMIPKGRPATIGCRGAGEAMEYQLHFEGGLSALERPKSSPVMNWVKFPIPAMTSHTAGQYRCSYRSGELWSELSDPLELVVTGLYDTPTLSVEPRSEVTSGENVTFHCQLATATSTFFLLKRGRSSRPQLRYGNLRAEFHLGPVTPAHGGTYRCFGSYNNHAWSFPSKPVKLLVKVPGDAGDTTFAPTEHTSSDYWDSYELTTGTQSQKGSKDSCASFLQAKFSTTPIFPESNFNITATGIFPSSFCLYPYFFL
- the LOC123465156 gene encoding natural cytotoxicity triggering receptor 1 isoform X3; the encoded protein is MPSTLAVLLILGLGLSQRSSTQKRLYDTPTLSVEPRSEVTSGENVTFHCQLATATSTFFLLKRGRSSRPQLRYGNLRAEFHLGPVTPAHGGTYRCFGSYNNHAWSFPSKPVKLLVKVPGDAGDTTFAPTEHTSSDYWDSYELTTGTQSQKDHLLWNHMIQNLIRLGLAVLVLVALMGFLLEDWLHRRKSQERAHRTSRRGCGRRLRAQRALET
- the LOC123465156 gene encoding natural cytotoxicity triggering receptor 1 isoform X1; protein product: MPSTLAVLLILGLGLSQRSSTQKQMLSKPAIWVRPSFMIPKGRPATIGCRGAGEAMEYQLHFEGGLSALERPKSSPVMNWVKFPIPAMTSHTAGQYRCSYRSGELWSELSDPLELVVTGLYDTPTLSVEPRSEVTSGENVTFHCQLATATSTFFLLKRGRSSRPQLRYGNLRAEFHLGPVTPAHGGTYRCFGSYNNHAWSFPSKPVKLLVKVPGDAGDTTFAPTEHTSSDYWDSYELTTGTQSQKDHLLWNHMIQNLIRLGLAVLVLVALMGFLLEDWLHRRKSQERAHRTSRRGCGRRLRAQRALET